Proteins encoded in a region of the Streptomyces sp. NBC_00310 genome:
- a CDS encoding peptidyl-prolyl cis-trans isomerase — translation MHAEPGGRPAPAGHAEPDEYAGDSGHVAPGSHAPPHGHPVPSPHAALVGGETVPRERVDAVLDAVPARDREARPEGQARAERQRRRWATQVVVADELARRACAARGLAPPAEPARGLAVSGTEVADLGSIIAVALAHSPAARTLLSALEAEQRVPEKAVRGYYDRNPDRFLTSEALRRGVDPYGGAGPGDFLPYDEVHDDVVRELRRAMGRQAFFDWLDRARADVEYTPGHEHPGDPSHPDHEHRH, via the coding sequence ATGCACGCCGAGCCGGGAGGACGCCCCGCACCGGCCGGACACGCGGAGCCGGACGAGTACGCGGGAGACAGCGGCCACGTGGCGCCCGGCAGCCATGCCCCGCCGCACGGGCACCCGGTTCCGAGCCCGCACGCGGCGCTCGTGGGCGGTGAGACCGTCCCCCGGGAACGGGTCGACGCCGTACTGGACGCCGTGCCCGCCCGGGACCGGGAGGCACGGCCGGAGGGGCAGGCGCGAGCGGAGCGGCAGCGGCGGCGATGGGCGACGCAGGTCGTCGTCGCGGACGAGCTGGCCCGGCGGGCGTGTGCCGCGCGGGGGCTCGCGCCACCGGCCGAGCCCGCGCGGGGGCTCGCGGTGTCCGGGACCGAGGTCGCCGACCTCGGCAGCATCATCGCGGTGGCGCTCGCCCACTCCCCCGCCGCGCGCACCCTGCTGTCGGCTCTGGAGGCCGAGCAGAGGGTGCCGGAGAAGGCAGTACGGGGCTACTACGACCGCAATCCGGACCGTTTCCTCACCTCGGAGGCGCTGCGGCGCGGGGTCGACCCGTACGGCGGGGCGGGACCGGGCGACTTCCTGCCGTACGACGAGGTCCACGACGACGTCGTGCGGGAGCTGCGGCGGGCGATGGGGCGGCAGGCGTTCTTCGACTGGCTGGACCGGGCCCGCGCCGACGTGGAGTACACGCCGGGGCACGAGCACCCGGGCGACCCGTCGCACCCCGACCACGAACACCGCCACTGA
- a CDS encoding IS701 family transposase codes for MDAHEVNRARAKLALFVADVFASVPRKDQRAKSDCYLRGLMVDGRRKSIQAMASRLPDGNEQNLQQFVNQSTWDPVPVRRRIAERMVPRIGPDAWAVDDVSFPKDGKMSVAVAHQYCGALGKQANCQVAVSVHAVSDTASCPLQWRLFVPREWADDPVRRRRTGVPEEVGHREKWRLALDVFDELAGWGLVPPAVVADAGYGQNADFRDGLERRNIGYVVAIRSDVTVHPHDAVPAAPPWSGNGRKPQPRYRDKPSPVAALAADQGRQAFTEVTWREGSRGPMRSRFLALRVRPAGVRSRRLAQAAATAQEGLWDGVLPDVTLLVEWPEGAEAPTDYWLSNLPADTPHAELVRLAKIRWRIEHDYRELKHGLGLDHFEGRSWTGWHHHVTLVTAAHAFLTEQRLAPKADTADSPSTRSSTPSRTC; via the coding sequence GTGGATGCACATGAAGTGAACCGTGCCCGGGCGAAGTTGGCGTTGTTCGTGGCCGATGTGTTCGCGTCGGTGCCGCGCAAGGATCAGCGGGCCAAGAGTGACTGCTATCTGCGGGGACTGATGGTGGACGGTCGCCGCAAGTCCATCCAGGCCATGGCCTCGCGGCTGCCGGACGGCAACGAGCAGAACCTGCAGCAGTTCGTGAACCAGTCGACCTGGGATCCCGTGCCGGTGCGGCGGCGGATCGCGGAACGGATGGTGCCGAGAATCGGCCCGGATGCCTGGGCGGTCGACGATGTGTCGTTTCCCAAGGACGGGAAGATGTCGGTCGCTGTCGCTCACCAGTACTGCGGGGCTTTGGGCAAGCAGGCCAACTGTCAGGTCGCGGTCAGCGTGCACGCGGTCTCCGACACCGCGTCCTGTCCGCTGCAGTGGCGCCTGTTCGTGCCCCGGGAGTGGGCGGATGATCCGGTCCGCCGACGCAGGACGGGGGTTCCTGAGGAGGTCGGGCACCGGGAGAAGTGGCGCCTGGCCCTGGACGTCTTCGACGAGCTGGCCGGGTGGGGGCTGGTGCCGCCGGCGGTGGTGGCCGACGCCGGCTACGGGCAGAACGCCGACTTCCGCGACGGGCTGGAACGTCGGAACATCGGCTACGTGGTGGCGATCCGCTCGGACGTGACCGTCCACCCGCACGATGCGGTGCCCGCTGCCCCGCCCTGGTCCGGCAACGGCCGCAAGCCTCAGCCCCGCTACCGCGACAAGCCGTCCCCGGTGGCCGCGCTCGCGGCGGACCAGGGGCGGCAGGCCTTCACCGAGGTGACCTGGCGTGAAGGCTCACGCGGGCCGATGCGCTCGCGCTTTCTGGCGCTGCGCGTGCGGCCGGCCGGTGTCCGGTCCCGCCGCCTTGCCCAGGCCGCCGCCACCGCGCAGGAGGGTTTGTGGGACGGTGTCCTGCCCGACGTCACGCTGCTGGTCGAATGGCCCGAAGGCGCCGAAGCACCCACCGATTACTGGCTGTCGAACCTGCCGGCCGACACCCCGCACGCTGAACTGGTCCGCCTGGCCAAGATCCGCTGGCGCATAGAACACGACTACCGGGAACTCAAACACGGCCTCGGCCTGGACCACTTCGAAGGACGTTCCTGGACCGGCTGGCACCACCACGTCACCCTGGTCACCGCCGCCCACGCGTTCCTCACCGAACAGCGCCTGGCCCCAAAAGCCGATACAGCGGACTCACCCTCTACCAGATCCTCGACACCATCCAGGACCTGCTGA
- a CDS encoding extracellular solute-binding protein, translated as MRARRLTGCVAGVIALTLTAAGCGLSGGGSDSGDATAGGCKVDEGNVGSGKLTGDVKGTITFQTTNLKKDFGGYFNGVIKAFEKAHPDTTVKWVDDPGDATFTQRLVADAQGCTLPDVVNINVNTAIALTKNGYLLDLDKKAPDAGEPFVPNLWKSSRYADSSGAKVHSVLPWYSGGIVQTFNTDLMTKAGLDPAKPPTTVLGLFEDAQKVAEASDGKYYAFLANPQLRIPADWQQMDIGILSSDGKKFTFADDPKTTQWVEAMTKLYKAGGMPRDSLSSTQDPANVYGQGKLVYGPTNPNFLRFIQQNNPSVYKKTGVARFMLDDLGHTVGAPQYVGVASTSKNAATALSFARFLTNAENQLEWAKDPNVVIFPSTTASLDDPFFQSVKGDDPFAEARKIVASDRKTSTADEIALTPGELNAITAQIQLAMQGKKSAQDALDEAQKKANELIEQGS; from the coding sequence ATGCGCGCGAGAAGACTGACCGGATGCGTGGCGGGCGTCATCGCCCTCACCCTGACCGCCGCCGGCTGCGGCCTGTCGGGCGGGGGCTCCGACAGCGGGGACGCCACGGCCGGCGGCTGCAAGGTCGACGAGGGCAACGTCGGTTCCGGGAAGCTCACCGGCGACGTCAAGGGGACGATCACCTTCCAGACGACCAACCTGAAGAAAGACTTCGGCGGCTACTTCAACGGCGTCATCAAGGCCTTCGAGAAGGCCCACCCCGACACCACCGTGAAGTGGGTCGACGACCCGGGCGACGCCACGTTCACCCAGCGCCTGGTCGCGGACGCGCAGGGCTGCACGCTGCCGGACGTGGTGAACATCAACGTCAACACGGCGATCGCGCTCACCAAGAACGGCTACCTGCTCGACCTGGACAAGAAGGCGCCGGACGCGGGCGAGCCATTCGTGCCCAACCTGTGGAAGTCGAGCAGGTACGCGGACTCCTCCGGCGCCAAGGTGCACAGCGTGCTGCCCTGGTACTCCGGCGGCATCGTGCAGACCTTCAACACCGACCTGATGACGAAGGCGGGCCTGGATCCGGCCAAACCTCCGACGACCGTGCTCGGTCTGTTCGAGGACGCCCAGAAGGTGGCCGAGGCCTCGGACGGCAAGTACTACGCCTTCCTCGCCAACCCGCAGCTGCGCATCCCGGCCGACTGGCAGCAGATGGACATCGGGATCCTGTCGTCCGACGGCAAGAAGTTCACCTTCGCCGACGACCCGAAGACCACGCAGTGGGTCGAGGCCATGACGAAGCTCTACAAGGCCGGCGGCATGCCGAGGGACTCGCTCTCCTCCACCCAGGACCCGGCCAACGTCTACGGTCAGGGCAAGCTGGTCTACGGCCCGACGAACCCCAACTTCCTGCGCTTCATCCAGCAGAACAACCCGAGCGTCTACAAGAAGACCGGGGTCGCCCGCTTCATGCTGGACGACCTGGGCCACACCGTCGGCGCCCCGCAGTACGTGGGTGTCGCGTCCACGAGCAAGAACGCGGCGACCGCGCTGTCCTTCGCACGGTTCCTGACCAACGCGGAGAACCAGTTGGAGTGGGCGAAGGACCCGAACGTCGTCATCTTCCCCTCCACCACGGCCTCCCTGGACGACCCGTTCTTCCAGTCGGTCAAGGGCGACGACCCGTTCGCCGAGGCCCGCAAGATCGTCGCGAGTGACCGCAAGACCTCCACCGCCGACGAGATCGCCCTCACCCCCGGCGAGTTGAACGCCATCACGGCCCAGATCCAGCTGGCCATGCAGGGCAAGAAGAGTGCCCAGGACGCCCTCGACGAGGCCCAGAAGAAGGCCAACGAGCTGATCGAGCAGGGCAGTTGA
- a CDS encoding carbohydrate ABC transporter permease: MTTLSPPTKGSGVAVSARDPRSGAPSGRRRPLRALRPGPTADAGGAALYRRWWLPWLWMSPAIIGVTVFGLYPFLNTLLLSFTDAKPLGGAASFVGLDNYTRMLGDADFWLATRNSVLYALIVVPLMVLLPLMLAVLVEKNLPGIGFFRSAFYTPVLASSVVVGLSWQWLLSDQGLVNTWLQKAHIIRSAIPFLSDSWLILLCAMGLTLWKGLGWYMIFYLAALGNVPKELHEAAAVDGAGAIRRFWHVTMPGVRTSMMLVGTLTGIGSLRVFTEIYMLGGATGGPGGADRTLPFYIRDVALDPLTGNAGYGSAVSVALFVLTLGLTLLAQRLTKEDAS; the protein is encoded by the coding sequence ATGACCACCCTTTCTCCCCCCACCAAGGGCTCGGGGGTCGCGGTCTCCGCCCGCGACCCCCGGTCCGGGGCACCGAGCGGCCGGCGCCGCCCGTTGCGGGCCCTCAGGCCGGGCCCCACCGCCGATGCGGGCGGCGCCGCGCTGTACCGCCGCTGGTGGCTGCCGTGGCTGTGGATGTCACCGGCGATCATCGGCGTCACCGTCTTCGGTCTGTACCCGTTCCTGAACACGCTCCTGCTGTCGTTCACCGACGCCAAACCGCTCGGCGGCGCCGCCTCGTTCGTGGGCCTGGACAACTACACGCGGATGCTGGGCGACGCCGACTTCTGGCTCGCCACCCGCAACAGCGTGCTGTACGCGCTGATCGTGGTCCCCCTGATGGTGCTGCTGCCGCTGATGCTGGCCGTGCTGGTGGAGAAGAACCTGCCGGGCATCGGCTTCTTCCGCTCCGCCTTCTACACCCCGGTCCTCGCCTCCAGCGTGGTCGTGGGCCTGAGCTGGCAGTGGCTGCTCAGCGACCAGGGCCTGGTCAACACCTGGCTGCAGAAGGCCCACATCATCCGGTCGGCGATCCCGTTCCTCTCGGACTCCTGGCTGATCCTGCTGTGCGCGATGGGGCTCACCCTGTGGAAGGGCCTCGGCTGGTACATGATCTTCTACCTGGCCGCGCTGGGGAACGTACCGAAGGAACTGCACGAGGCCGCCGCGGTCGACGGCGCGGGCGCGATCCGCCGCTTCTGGCACGTCACGATGCCCGGTGTCCGCACCTCGATGATGCTGGTCGGCACCCTCACCGGCATCGGCTCGCTGCGGGTGTTCACCGAGATCTACATGCTCGGCGGCGCCACCGGCGGCCCCGGTGGCGCCGACCGCACCCTCCCCTTCTACATCCGGGACGTCGCCCTCGACCCGCTCACCGGCAACGCCGGCTACGGCTCGGCGGTCAGCGTCGCCCTCTTCGTCCTCACCCTGGGCCTCACCCTGCTCGCACAGCGCCTGACGAAGGAGGACGCGTCATGA
- a CDS encoding carbohydrate ABC transporter permease → MTTAVKEQRTAAAVPGVEKRRRLMPRWRDYGRPRELVVRYLLLLFVLGITVGPLLWQLLSSLKGVGEDVFGENASLFPSDPTLRAYREVFAQVPVWTYIGNSMAVVALSVTSQLVFSTLAGYMLSKPSWKGRKLVWVLLMASMMFPFESIMVSLFLSIRDLGLLDNVAGVWLPGFVAAINVLIMRAAFLAVPREIEDAAMLDGAGEWKRFRYLYLPSAWGAILVVTINTFISAWDDFLWPLIVLRTEDHFTLTLGLARLQSSSFGYDQRMVMAGSVISVIPVLVLFVITQRWFYKGVSSGAVKL, encoded by the coding sequence ATGACCACCGCCGTGAAGGAGCAGCGGACGGCGGCGGCCGTGCCCGGGGTGGAGAAGCGGCGGCGCCTGATGCCGCGCTGGCGGGACTACGGCCGGCCGCGCGAACTCGTCGTCCGCTACCTGCTGTTGCTGTTCGTCCTCGGCATCACTGTCGGCCCGCTGCTGTGGCAGCTGCTGTCGTCGCTGAAGGGCGTAGGCGAGGACGTGTTCGGCGAGAACGCCTCCCTCTTCCCGAGCGACCCGACGCTGCGCGCCTACCGCGAGGTGTTCGCGCAGGTCCCGGTGTGGACATACATCGGCAACAGCATGGCCGTCGTCGCGCTGTCGGTCACGAGCCAGCTGGTGTTCTCCACGCTCGCCGGCTACATGCTCTCCAAGCCGAGCTGGAAGGGCCGCAAGCTGGTCTGGGTGCTGCTGATGGCGTCCATGATGTTCCCCTTCGAGTCGATCATGGTCTCGCTGTTCCTCAGCATCCGGGACCTCGGCCTGCTCGACAACGTGGCGGGCGTCTGGCTGCCCGGCTTCGTCGCCGCCATCAACGTCCTCATCATGCGGGCCGCGTTCCTCGCCGTGCCGCGTGAGATCGAGGACGCGGCGATGCTGGACGGGGCGGGCGAGTGGAAGCGGTTCCGGTATCTGTATCTGCCGTCCGCGTGGGGAGCGATCCTCGTCGTCACCATCAACACCTTCATCAGCGCCTGGGACGACTTCCTCTGGCCGCTGATCGTGCTGCGCACCGAGGACCACTTCACCCTCACCCTGGGCCTCGCCCGTCTGCAATCCTCCTCCTTCGGCTACGACCAGCGGATGGTGATGGCGGGCTCGGTGATCTCCGTGATCCCGGTGCTGGTGCTGTTCGTGATCACCCAGCGGTGGTTCTACAAGGGGGTGTCCTCCGGGGCCGTCAAGCTCTGA
- a CDS encoding glycoside hydrolase family 3 N-terminal domain-containing protein yields the protein MPPQDRTVAPAAAPAQPPYLDPAAPLDTRVADLLSRMTRREKVGQLNQRMYGWDAYRRTRDGDFELTDALYAETERFAGLGALYGLMRADAWSGVDHGHGPGADDSADLADLVQRHVLERSRLRIPALFVEEVPHGHMALDGTVLPVNLAVGATWDPALFERAAAHAAAELRARGGHVALVSALDIARDPRWGRTEECFGEDPYLAARLTEALVRGMQGVEGAEGAEGPGGAEGPGEAGGAGGTPGMDGSFAPDRAPVVLKHFAGQGATVGGRNSAESELGLRELREIHLPAARAGVRAGAAAVMAAYNEVDGLPCSGNRALLTGLLRDRWGFEGLVMADGLAVDRLARITGDKVSAGALALDAGIDLSLWDEGFTHLAEAVERGLVSETALDAAVARVLRLKFRLGLFENPYARRASIPEHTGRALSTDLSRACVTLLHNPTGVLPIGPSVRRVAVLGPHAATTAHQLGDYTAPQRPGTGESVLDALRRLAPPGTDVRHAEGAALTGADRARIPAAVAEAAAADLAVLVLGGSSARTPDTEFDANGAARTVVSEMTCGEGVDLAGLRLGEAQHALLDAVVATGTPTAVVLIQGRPHVVPDTAGALLTAWYPGPWGGAAIAEVLLGLAEPTGRLPVSVPRSAAQLPVHYNHKDTEYGAYVDESAEPLHSFGHGLSYTSFAYGTPRLSGSAVEVDVTNTGNRHGRTVVQVYLRRLITPVWPRTLELCAFEGVGLAPGQRRTVSLSFDVPTGVGAVEIRVARSAREALTVLPLVLDLRERPQSLTAPEDTPL from the coding sequence ATGCCCCCTCAGGACCGGACGGTCGCCCCGGCCGCCGCCCCCGCGCAGCCCCCGTACCTCGACCCGGCCGCCCCCCTCGACACCCGCGTCGCCGACCTTCTGTCCCGCATGACCCGGCGCGAGAAGGTCGGCCAGCTCAACCAGCGGATGTACGGCTGGGACGCCTACCGCCGTACCCGGGACGGAGACTTCGAACTCACCGACGCCCTGTACGCCGAGACCGAGCGCTTCGCGGGCCTCGGCGCCCTCTACGGTCTGATGCGCGCCGACGCCTGGTCCGGCGTCGACCACGGCCACGGACCCGGGGCCGACGACAGCGCCGACCTCGCCGACCTGGTCCAGCGCCACGTCCTGGAACGCAGCCGCCTGCGCATCCCCGCCCTGTTCGTCGAGGAGGTCCCGCACGGCCACATGGCCCTCGACGGCACGGTCCTTCCCGTCAACCTGGCCGTCGGCGCCACCTGGGACCCCGCCCTGTTCGAGCGGGCCGCCGCGCATGCCGCCGCCGAACTCCGTGCCCGCGGCGGCCACGTGGCCCTCGTCTCCGCGCTGGACATCGCCCGGGACCCGCGCTGGGGCCGTACCGAGGAGTGCTTCGGCGAGGACCCGTACCTCGCGGCCCGGTTGACGGAGGCACTCGTCCGCGGAATGCAGGGCGTGGAGGGAGCGGAGGGTGCGGAGGGTCCGGGGGGAGCGGAGGGTCCGGGGGAAGCGGGGGGAGCGGGGGGAACACCGGGCATGGACGGATCCTTCGCCCCCGACCGCGCCCCCGTCGTCCTCAAACACTTCGCCGGCCAGGGCGCGACGGTCGGCGGCCGCAACTCCGCCGAGTCCGAACTGGGTCTTCGCGAGCTGCGCGAGATCCACCTCCCGGCCGCCCGCGCCGGAGTCCGGGCCGGCGCCGCCGCCGTCATGGCCGCCTACAACGAGGTCGACGGCCTGCCCTGCTCCGGCAACCGCGCCCTCCTCACCGGCCTGCTCCGGGACCGCTGGGGCTTCGAGGGGCTGGTCATGGCCGACGGACTCGCCGTGGACCGCCTCGCCCGCATCACCGGTGACAAGGTCTCCGCAGGCGCCCTCGCCCTCGACGCCGGGATCGACCTCAGCCTCTGGGACGAGGGCTTCACGCACCTGGCGGAGGCCGTCGAACGGGGCCTGGTGAGCGAGACCGCGCTGGACGCCGCCGTCGCCCGGGTCCTGCGCCTGAAGTTCCGCCTCGGCCTGTTCGAGAACCCCTACGCGCGGCGCGCGTCGATCCCCGAGCACACCGGGCGCGCCCTGAGCACCGACCTCTCCCGCGCCTGCGTCACCCTCCTCCACAACCCGACCGGCGTGCTGCCCATCGGCCCCTCGGTACGCCGTGTCGCCGTGCTCGGCCCGCACGCCGCCACCACCGCCCACCAACTCGGCGACTACACCGCCCCGCAGCGCCCCGGCACCGGCGAGAGCGTCCTCGACGCCCTGCGTCGGCTCGCCCCGCCCGGCACGGACGTCCGCCACGCCGAGGGCGCGGCCCTCACCGGCGCCGACCGCGCCCGCATCCCGGCCGCGGTCGCCGAGGCCGCGGCGGCCGACCTGGCCGTGCTCGTGCTGGGCGGCAGCAGTGCCCGCACGCCCGACACGGAGTTCGACGCCAACGGGGCAGCGCGGACCGTCGTGTCCGAGATGACCTGCGGCGAGGGCGTCGACCTCGCGGGGCTGCGCCTGGGGGAGGCCCAGCACGCGCTGCTGGACGCGGTCGTCGCGACGGGGACGCCGACGGCGGTCGTCCTGATCCAGGGCCGTCCGCACGTGGTACCCGACACGGCGGGCGCGCTGCTCACCGCCTGGTACCCGGGCCCGTGGGGCGGCGCCGCGATCGCCGAGGTACTGCTGGGACTCGCGGAACCCACGGGCCGACTGCCCGTCTCGGTGCCGCGCTCGGCGGCCCAACTCCCGGTCCACTACAACCACAAGGACACCGAGTACGGCGCCTACGTGGACGAGAGCGCCGAGCCGCTCCACTCCTTCGGGCACGGGCTGTCGTACACGAGTTTCGCGTACGGCACGCCACGCCTGTCCGGGTCCGCCGTCGAGGTCGACGTCACCAACACGGGGAATCGGCACGGGCGTACGGTCGTCCAGGTGTACCTGCGCCGGCTGATCACTCCCGTATGGCCGCGCACCCTCGAACTGTGCGCGTTCGAGGGCGTCGGCCTGGCGCCGGGGCAGCGCCGTACGGTCTCCCTGTCCTTCGACGTGCCCACGGGGGTCGGCGCCGTCGAGATCCGCGTCGCCCGGTCGGCACGAGAGGCGCTCACCGTCCTACCCCTGGTCCTGGACCTGAGGGAGCGGCCTCAGAGCTTGACGGCCCCGGAGGACACCCCCTTGTAG
- a CDS encoding BadF/BadG/BcrA/BcrD ATPase family protein — MNQALADSPAAGESAVAAPSPAYVVGLDAGGTRTRAVLADLGDGRVRGEGTAGPGNSLTVPGPALADHLAEAVGQAVPDGLRGRVVAVAGGFAGAGHQAQGADEPGRVRARAALSAALARLGITAAAVGVHSDIETTFAAAPGHPADGLVLVAGTGAVAARIAGRVPTATSGGDGWLLGDDGGGFWIGRAAVRAALRAADGRSGPTALVLAVGRDLGLPTEVLPPEGYGATGAVAWSAERRTAYRARLLPAVMDRSPVRLADHAPAVVRTAEEKDAVAARILQEAARRLAETVSALAPRPDEPLVATGGLLAPNGPLLSPLTERLAPLGLAVTPVSDGSPGAVALARLAHATGG, encoded by the coding sequence TTGAACCAAGCTTTGGCGGATTCTCCGGCTGCCGGGGAATCCGCGGTCGCCGCGCCTTCCCCCGCCTACGTGGTCGGTCTCGACGCCGGCGGCACCCGTACCCGTGCGGTCCTCGCCGACCTGGGAGACGGGCGGGTCCGGGGCGAGGGGACGGCGGGGCCGGGCAACTCGCTGACCGTGCCCGGGCCGGCGCTCGCCGACCACCTCGCCGAGGCCGTCGGGCAGGCCGTGCCCGACGGACTGCGCGGGCGGGTGGTCGCGGTGGCGGGCGGTTTCGCGGGGGCCGGTCACCAGGCCCAGGGCGCCGACGAGCCCGGCCGGGTACGGGCCCGGGCCGCCCTGTCCGCCGCGCTCGCCCGGCTCGGTATCACCGCCGCCGCGGTCGGCGTCCACAGCGACATCGAGACGACGTTCGCCGCGGCCCCCGGCCACCCCGCCGACGGGCTCGTCCTCGTGGCCGGCACCGGCGCGGTCGCGGCCCGGATCGCCGGACGGGTGCCGACCGCGACCTCGGGCGGTGACGGCTGGCTCCTCGGAGACGACGGCGGCGGCTTCTGGATCGGCCGCGCGGCCGTGCGGGCGGCCCTGCGCGCGGCCGACGGCCGCAGCGGGCCCACCGCGCTCGTCCTGGCCGTCGGCCGGGACCTCGGGCTGCCGACGGAGGTTCTGCCGCCGGAGGGCTACGGAGCCACCGGCGCCGTCGCGTGGAGCGCCGAGCGGCGCACCGCCTACCGTGCCCGGCTGCTGCCCGCCGTCATGGACCGGTCGCCCGTCCGCCTGGCCGACCACGCGCCCGCGGTGGTGCGGACCGCGGAGGAGAAGGACGCCGTCGCCGCGCGGATCCTCCAGGAGGCCGCCCGCCGCCTGGCCGAGACCGTCTCGGCCCTGGCACCCCGCCCGGACGAACCCCTCGTCGCCACGGGCGGCCTGCTCGCCCCGAACGGCCCCCTGTTGTCCCCGCTGACCGAACGCCTGGCCCCGCTCGGACTCGCCGTCACCCCGGTGTCGGACGGCTCCCCGGGCGCCGTCGCCCTGGCCCGCCTCGCCCACGCCACGGGCGGCTGA
- a CDS encoding glycoside hydrolase 5 family protein, with product MDQLVHLVDLAGECGLDVLVDGVQGHLSSFDFYPEWTRGWHHRNVFSDPEAIEAQALLLRTLGGALSGHPHVIGLQLGNELNNLVEHNPVSVAEVDRYLDALLAAARDGLGEGAGLVTHSAYDAAWYGDDHPFTPEASARKGDLTTVHPWVFSADCARRYGPRSPQVHHLAEYGTELAAAYATDPARPVWVQETGAPEPHIPAGDAPDFARATLLNAAGCARLWGVTWWCSHDVDRSLADFPELEYTLGLFDSSGRPKPIADALSTTVAELRTAAATPAPRTTALVLDCTPSTRSVSGPGGAFFDAWMRLRQEGTHPAVVLAERAEDTAYLAARGVTELIGGQ from the coding sequence GTGGACCAGCTCGTCCACCTGGTGGACCTGGCCGGCGAGTGCGGTCTGGACGTCCTCGTGGACGGCGTCCAGGGCCATCTGTCGAGCTTCGACTTCTACCCGGAGTGGACGCGCGGCTGGCACCACCGGAACGTCTTCTCCGACCCCGAGGCGATCGAGGCCCAGGCCCTGCTGCTGCGCACGCTCGGCGGCGCCCTGTCCGGCCACCCCCACGTCATCGGCCTCCAGCTCGGCAACGAGCTCAACAACCTGGTCGAGCACAATCCGGTCTCCGTGGCCGAGGTCGACCGCTACCTCGACGCCCTGCTGGCCGCCGCCCGGGACGGGCTCGGCGAGGGCGCCGGCCTGGTCACGCACTCGGCGTACGACGCCGCCTGGTACGGCGACGACCATCCCTTCACCCCCGAGGCCTCCGCCCGCAAGGGCGACCTCACCACCGTCCACCCCTGGGTCTTCTCCGCGGACTGCGCCCGCCGCTACGGCCCGCGCTCACCGCAGGTGCACCACCTCGCGGAGTACGGCACGGAACTGGCCGCCGCCTACGCCACCGACCCGGCGCGCCCGGTCTGGGTCCAGGAGACCGGCGCCCCCGAGCCGCACATCCCGGCGGGCGACGCCCCCGACTTCGCCCGCGCGACCCTGCTCAACGCGGCCGGCTGCGCCCGCCTGTGGGGCGTCACCTGGTGGTGCTCGCACGATGTCGACCGTTCCCTGGCCGACTTCCCGGAACTGGAGTACACACTCGGCCTGTTCGACTCCTCGGGCCGCCCCAAGCCGATCGCGGACGCCCTGTCCACGACGGTGGCCGAGCTCCGCACCGCCGCCGCCACGCCCGCCCCCCGCACGACGGCCCTGGTCCTGGACTGCACCCCGTCCACGCGCTCGGTCTCCGGCCCCGGCGGCGCCTTCTTCGACGCCTGGATGCGTCTGCGGCAGGAGGGCACCCACCCGGCGGTGGTCCTGGCGGAGCGCGCGGAGGACACGGCGTATCTCGCGGCGAGGGGGGTCACGGAGCTGATCGGGGGGCAGTGA